The Streptomyces sp. NBC_00597 DNA segment GGGACGCCGACGCGGCGGCATGGACGCGGGCGCGGGACCTGATGGACCAAGCCGCCGGGCTCCTGGAGGCCGCCCTGGCCGGGACCGCCGAAGGTGTCCGGTCCCCCGAGGCGTCGACCCGGGAGCTTCGGGCCGAGCTCGCCCAGACCTGGCTCCAGCTGGCGCAGGTGCTCGACTGGCGGGTCACCTCGTACGAGGAAGCCGAGGACGAGGAAGCCGAGGACGAAGACGAACACGGCGGGGACTCACGCCGCGCCGGGGCGCAGGGCGAGGTGGACACCGGGGCACTGAGGCTGGAGGAGGTCGACCTGACGGGGCGGGCCGCCGACCTCTACGCGGAGCTGGGTCCGGACCATCTGGGGGACCGGCTCCAGTGTGTGCAGTACGCCGCCTGGACCGAGCAGGAGATCGGTCGCGCCGGGGCGGGAGTCGCTCGGCTCTCGGCGCTGGTGGACGAGCTCCGGTCCGCGCCCGAGGGGGTCCCGAACGATCTACTGGAGCGTGCCCAGTCGTCCCTGGACGGCCTGAAGCGTTCTTCTTGAGGCCCTGAGGCCGCTTCGAGGCCCTGGGGCTTTGAGGCCCTGAGGCCCTGAGGCCGATGCCCCGTCGCCGTACGGCGACGGGGCATCACGGTCATCAGCCGGCCAGCTGGGCCAGGCCCTGCGTGGCGATCTTCTCGAAGACGTTCTCGTCGGCCGCGAACTCGGAGTCCGGGATCGGCGCGTGGATCACGATCTCGGTGAAGCCGAGCGCTTGGTGACGGCCGGCGAAGTCGACGAACGCGTCGACCGAGTCCAGCATCGTGTTGCGCTCCGGGGTGAAGCCGGTCAGCAGGATCTTCTCCATCGACTCCGGCGCGCGCCCGATCTCGGCGAACGCCTTGTCGAGCCGGGCCAGCTGGCCGGCGATGGCCTCCAGCGACTGCTCGGGGGTGCCCTCCTCGAAGAGCTTCGGATCGCCGGTGGTCACCCAGGCCTGGCCGTGGGCGGCAGCCAGCTTGAGACCACGCGGGCCGTTAGCAGCGACCGCGAACGGCAGTCGCGGCTGCTGCACGCAGCCGGGGATGTTGCGGGCCTCGTCGGCAGAGTAGAAGCTACCGCGTTCGCTGACCGCAGCCTCGGTGAGCAGCCGGTCCAGCAGGGGAACGAACTCCGCGAAGCGGTCCGCACGCTCCCGCGGGCTCCAGGGGTCCTGACCGAGCGCGGTGGCATCGAACCCATTGCCGCCGGCGCCGATGCCGAGGGTGAAACGGCCGCCGGAGATGTCGTCCAGCGACATGAGCTCCTTGGCCAGCGTCACCGGGTGTCGGAAGTTCGGAGAGGTGACGAGCGTGCCCAGTCGCAGCTTCTCGGTGGCTGCGGCCGCCGCGGTCAGGGTCGGGATCGCGCCAAACCACGGCAGGTCACGGAAGGACCTCCAGGTCAGGTGGTCATAGGTGTATGCCGTGTGGAACCCGAGCCGCTCGGCTCGCACCCACTGGTCGCGGCCGCCCGCATGCCACGGACGTACCGGGAGGATCACAGTGCTCAGACGCAGACTCATGCGTTCGAGCCTACGACCCTGCTCGTGTTTCACGTGAAACATCTGCCGTCCCCGTGTCATCGAGGGACACGTTTCAGCGGTGGTCGGGGAAGAAACATCGCCATCCAGCGCACGGGCTCTGCCCGCTCTGGTCCGCGGCCGCAAGGCCATGGGCGAAGATGGAGGCGTGACCTCGGCTCCCCAGCGCCCGGACGGGCCAACCTCCACTCCCCGGCTCATCGCCACCGACCTCGACGGCACCCTGCTGCGCGACGACAAATCCGTCTCGCTCCGCACGGTCGCCGCGCTCGCAGCCGCCGAGGAGGCCGGGATCGAGGTCTTCTTCGTCACCGGCCGCCCCGCCCGCTGGATGGACGTGGTCAGCGATCACGTCCACGGCCACGGCCTGGCGATCTGCGCGAACGGAGCCGCGGTGGTCGACCTGCACGCGGGCCGGGAGTTCGTACAGGTACGCGCGCTGCCGCGGGCCACGGCGCTGACGGTGGTGGATACCCTGCGCTCCGTCGCCCCGGGCACCTCCTTCGCGGTCGAGACGACCACCGGCATCAATTACGAGCCGCTGTACCCGCCCTTCTTCCAGGACCCGGGCGCCCATGTGGCGACCGCCGAGAAGCTGCTGGAGGAGGAGGCCGACGACACCTCCGCTCCCGTCCTGAAGCTGCTCGCGCACCACCCCGAGCTCGCCCCGGACGCATTCCTGGCTCTCGCCCGCTCGGCCGCCGGCGCTTACGCGTCGATCACCCGCTCCAGCCCGACGGCCCTGCTGGAAATCAGCGGGCTGGGGGTCTCCAAGGCCAGCACCCTGGAGCTGTGCTGCGCCGAGCGCGGGATCTCCCCCGCCGAGGTCGTGGCCTTCGGTGACATGCCGAACGACGTGGAGATGCTCCGCTGGGCGGGCACCTCGTACGCGATGGGCAACGCCCACCCGGACGTCCTCGCGGCCGCCTCCGGCCGTACGGTCGCCAACAACGAGGACGGCGTCGCGGTCGTCATCGAGCGCCTCGTCACGGAGCGCGCCGCCCACCAGCGGTAGCGCCGGAGCCGGCGCAAGAGCCGGCCGGAGCGTCAGAGCGGGGCCTCCCACACCAGGGTGGTTCCCGTGCTCTCCTCTCCGATCCCGGGGCCGTACGAGCTCGACCCGCCCAGCGACTCGGCCCGCCGGCGCAGATTCCGCAGCCCGCTGCGCCGGCCGCCTTCGGCGATGCCCACCCCGTCGTCGGCGACCTCCAGCCGTACCCCGGGCCTCCCCTCGGCCAGCGTCACGGTGCAGTCCACCACCACCTCGATCCGGGACGCCTCCGCGTGCCGGAAGGCATTCGACAGGGCCTCGCGCAGCGCTGCGATCAGGTTCTTGCCCACGAGCTCGCCGACCACCGTGTCGACCGGGCCGAGGAACCGGTGCGACGGCTTGAAACCCAGTGGCACCGCGGCCATGTTGATCTCTCGCAGGACCCGGGTGCGCAGCCCCGACGGGACCTCGGCGGGTCCCTGCTGCAGCGCGAAGATCGCGGTGCGGATCTCCTGAATGGTCACGTCCAGCTCGTCCACGGCCTTGCCGACCCCATCGACGACCTCCGGGACGACTGACCGCCGCTGGGCGCCCTCCAGCATCAATCCGGTGGCGAACAGCCGCTGGATGACGAGGTCGTGCAGGTCCCGGGCGATCCGGTCACGGTCCTCGAACACCGCGAGCCGCTCCCGGTCACGCTGCGCCTCGGCCATCATCAGCGCGAGCGCGGCCTGGGAGGCGAACTGGGTGGCCAGGGTCCGCTCGGCCTCACTGAACGGCCGCTTGCCCCGCCCCCGCGGGGTGACCAGTGCGCCGAGCACCCGCCCGCCGCTGTGCAGCGGCAGCATCATGCAGGGCCCGTACTGACTGGTCAGCCGGCTGACCATGCGGGGATCGGACGCGGCGTCGTCCACGAAGACCGGCTCACCCCTGAGCAGCTTCGCCACCACCGGGCTCTCGGCCGGAATCACCAGGCCGAGCGAGGTGGCCGGGTTGTCGGCGGAGACGGCGACGATCTCCATGCCTCCCTCCTCAGCGGGCAGCATCACGATCCCGGCGGCGGAGTCGGCCAGACGGCGGGCCTGCTCGGCCACCACCGCGAGGGCGTCGTCCGCGTCCCCGCCCGACAGCAGGGCGGTCGTGACGGCCACCGAGCCGTCGATCCACCGCTCCCGCTGGGTGGCGGCCTCGTACAACCGGGCGTTGCCGATGGCGATGCCCGCCTCGGTGGCCAGGACCCGGACCATGTGGACGTCATAGTCGTTGAACCGGCCGCCGCCGTTCTTCTCGGCGAGGTACAGATTGCCGAAGATCTCCCCCTGCACCCGGATCGGGACACCGAGGAAGGTCTTCATGGGTGGGTGGTGGGCAGGGAACCCGGCCGAGCG contains these protein-coding regions:
- a CDS encoding LLM class flavin-dependent oxidoreductase; amino-acid sequence: MSLRLSTVILPVRPWHAGGRDQWVRAERLGFHTAYTYDHLTWRSFRDLPWFGAIPTLTAAAAATEKLRLGTLVTSPNFRHPVTLAKELMSLDDISGGRFTLGIGAGGNGFDATALGQDPWSPRERADRFAEFVPLLDRLLTEAAVSERGSFYSADEARNIPGCVQQPRLPFAVAANGPRGLKLAAAHGQAWVTTGDPKLFEEGTPEQSLEAIAGQLARLDKAFAEIGRAPESMEKILLTGFTPERNTMLDSVDAFVDFAGRHQALGFTEIVIHAPIPDSEFAADENVFEKIATQGLAQLAG
- a CDS encoding Cof-type HAD-IIB family hydrolase, with amino-acid sequence MGEDGGVTSAPQRPDGPTSTPRLIATDLDGTLLRDDKSVSLRTVAALAAAEEAGIEVFFVTGRPARWMDVVSDHVHGHGLAICANGAAVVDLHAGREFVQVRALPRATALTVVDTLRSVAPGTSFAVETTTGINYEPLYPPFFQDPGAHVATAEKLLEEEADDTSAPVLKLLAHHPELAPDAFLALARSAAGAYASITRSSPTALLEISGLGVSKASTLELCCAERGISPAEVVAFGDMPNDVEMLRWAGTSYAMGNAHPDVLAAASGRTVANNEDGVAVVIERLVTERAAHQR
- a CDS encoding GAF domain-containing protein; amino-acid sequence: MSAQESQEPPESPPGTPDPLEAATQATRSLQGLSTELTARVPQLLEAMRSVGTGLELHSTLDRICETAAELADARYAAIGVVDTEGRGLSDFVTFGIDAETARKIGHRPDGKRGLLGALISHPDTVQLADLTKDPRSAGFPAHHPPMKTFLGVPIRVQGEIFGNLYLAEKNGGGRFNDYDVHMVRVLATEAGIAIGNARLYEAATQRERWIDGSVAVTTALLSGGDADDALAVVAEQARRLADSAAGIVMLPAEEGGMEIVAVSADNPATSLGLVIPAESPVVAKLLRGEPVFVDDAASDPRMVSRLTSQYGPCMMLPLHSGGRVLGALVTPRGRGKRPFSEAERTLATQFASQAALALMMAEAQRDRERLAVFEDRDRIARDLHDLVIQRLFATGLMLEGAQRRSVVPEVVDGVGKAVDELDVTIQEIRTAIFALQQGPAEVPSGLRTRVLREINMAAVPLGFKPSHRFLGPVDTVVGELVGKNLIAALREALSNAFRHAEASRIEVVVDCTVTLAEGRPGVRLEVADDGVGIAEGGRRSGLRNLRRRAESLGGSSSYGPGIGEESTGTTLVWEAPL